From the Bdellovibrio reynosensis genome, one window contains:
- a CDS encoding glycosyltransferase family 9 protein, translating into MKILVLSLLRLGDIIQQGPLLRALRAKYPEAQIHLLLNHQFANVEKVLDGVVNKFIYFDREHIQKGLGEANYNILWSYTQVENLVKELNSENYDLALNFTHNKLSAFLLGTLQIPDRRGLYQDEGRFQGLNNPWLRYFNERFSGTQKSLFHYVELLGNAFDLPLDKSPVPAKDRKKKTVLFQCLTSDQKKNWGLENFRQLKRTIELALNDYQVKILGASFERDTLSKVFAESELLICDLSEVKSHLKEAALLVTGDTSIKHLAAQYGTPIVELALGSSDSSKTAAYSENSVVIETKVPCAPCNHSQACHQPRQFCAEDISVEDVFAAAWDQLSGEKMQQKNLRKYLDRSVWELHLNRKSPEQKPDYSAAIASLYLNPAMVTFQESLPSWNADTELLNTWYKKAKQVLPAREVLATKKNFQSSDVSELIMIAQDILKSKKDGAGYFQGFIEALLTRFTHPVQIYDRVNGALLETAELLNIRESLTQQLCSLSTEGNFYAKGIGQLPQHGFEEARESLRRNPKDASL; encoded by the coding sequence CAGCAAGGCCCTTTGTTAAGGGCTTTGCGCGCCAAATATCCAGAAGCGCAGATCCATCTTCTTTTAAACCATCAGTTTGCAAATGTAGAAAAGGTTTTAGACGGGGTCGTAAATAAATTTATTTATTTTGATCGCGAGCACATCCAAAAAGGGTTGGGTGAAGCTAATTACAATATCTTATGGTCCTATACCCAGGTTGAAAATCTTGTGAAGGAATTAAACAGCGAAAACTACGACCTCGCACTTAATTTCACCCACAACAAACTTTCAGCCTTTCTATTGGGAACTCTGCAAATCCCAGATCGTCGTGGTCTTTACCAAGATGAAGGACGCTTCCAAGGATTAAATAATCCTTGGCTTCGTTATTTTAACGAACGCTTTTCTGGAACTCAGAAATCCTTGTTCCATTATGTGGAGCTTTTAGGAAATGCTTTTGACTTACCATTAGATAAGTCACCGGTTCCTGCTAAAGACAGAAAAAAGAAAACAGTTCTTTTTCAATGTCTTACCAGTGACCAAAAAAAGAACTGGGGATTGGAAAATTTCCGTCAGTTAAAAAGGACTATCGAGCTTGCCTTAAACGACTACCAAGTAAAGATCTTGGGCGCTTCGTTTGAAAGAGACACGTTATCTAAAGTCTTCGCAGAAAGTGAACTTTTGATCTGTGATCTTTCCGAAGTAAAAAGTCATTTAAAGGAAGCCGCACTTTTAGTGACTGGCGACACCAGTATTAAACACTTGGCTGCGCAGTACGGAACTCCGATTGTAGAATTGGCATTAGGTTCCAGTGATTCTTCAAAAACCGCAGCTTATTCTGAGAACTCAGTAGTTATCGAAACTAAAGTTCCTTGTGCGCCTTGCAACCATTCACAAGCTTGTCATCAGCCACGTCAGTTCTGTGCAGAGGATATCTCTGTGGAAGATGTGTTTGCTGCGGCGTGGGATCAGTTGAGTGGCGAAAAAATGCAGCAGAAAAATCTTAGAAAGTATCTAGATCGTTCTGTGTGGGAATTACACTTAAATAGAAAATCCCCAGAACAAAAGCCTGACTATTCCGCAGCTATAGCTTCGTTATATCTGAACCCAGCCATGGTGACTTTCCAGGAATCTTTGCCAAGCTGGAACGCTGATACTGAATTGCTAAATACTTGGTATAAAAAGGCTAAACAAGTTTTGCCAGCTAGGGAAGTGTTGGCAACTAAAAAGAATTTTCAATCTAGCGACGTGTCTGAACTGATCATGATCGCACAGGATATTTTAAAATCTAAAAAAGACGGAGCAGGTTACTTCCAAGGTTTCATTGAAGCCTTGCTGACTCGCTTCACCCATCCCGTTCAAATTTATGACCGTGTTAACGGTGCCTTACTAGAAACTGCAGAGCTTTTAAATATACGTGAATCATTGACTCAACAGTTGTGTTCACTTTCTACGGAAGGAAATTTTTATGCAAAAGGAATTGGACAATTACCTCAGCATGGCTTTGAAGAGGCTCGAGAAAGCCTACGAAGAAATCCGAAAGACGCAAGCCTATAA